In Shouchella patagoniensis, the following are encoded in one genomic region:
- a CDS encoding nitric oxide synthase oxygenase, translating to MVSTMEEVAIEYLTQYYTENELPELDRRVNEVRKMIKQTGTYVHTRGELAYGAKLAWRNSNRCIGRLFWERLNILDERSLNTEQGVAQALFRHIEYATNKGKVIPTITVFKQGSRIRIWNHQLIRYAGYQHGEYVVGDPASIELTQICEQLGWQGAGTDFDLLPLVISIDGKEPIWFKIPDDLMMEVELRHPKYAAFELLQLKWYAVPIISDMRMEIGGLTYYSAPFNGWYMGTEIGARNLADEYRYNRLEQVADVLGIETKKESFLWRDEALVELNKAVLHSFQSANVSIVDHHTAAKQFQQFIKAEEKQGRKTTGDWTWLIPPMSPAQTRIFHQSFENEWQSPNFYYEKAPYEVD from the coding sequence ATGGTATCAACTATGGAAGAAGTTGCCATCGAATATTTGACTCAATATTATACAGAAAATGAGTTACCTGAATTAGATCGTCGAGTTAACGAAGTGAGAAAGATGATTAAGCAAACAGGTACATATGTTCACACGCGCGGAGAACTTGCATATGGAGCAAAATTAGCATGGCGTAATAGCAACCGCTGTATCGGTCGCCTGTTTTGGGAACGGCTCAATATTCTTGATGAGAGAAGTTTAAATACAGAACAAGGAGTTGCCCAAGCCCTCTTTAGGCATATCGAGTATGCGACTAACAAGGGCAAGGTTATTCCAACAATTACTGTATTTAAACAGGGATCACGTATTCGTATATGGAACCATCAACTTATCCGTTATGCTGGCTATCAACATGGGGAATATGTGGTAGGAGACCCTGCTTCCATCGAGCTTACACAGATTTGTGAACAGCTTGGATGGCAAGGGGCAGGCACCGATTTTGATCTTCTGCCTCTTGTGATTTCTATTGATGGGAAAGAACCAATTTGGTTTAAAATTCCAGATGATTTAATGATGGAAGTAGAATTAAGACACCCAAAATATGCTGCATTTGAACTACTCCAGTTAAAATGGTACGCAGTTCCCATTATATCTGATATGCGGATGGAAATTGGGGGACTTACTTATTATAGCGCGCCATTCAATGGCTGGTATATGGGTACGGAAATAGGCGCTCGTAATCTAGCGGATGAGTATCGTTATAATCGCTTAGAACAAGTCGCAGATGTGCTTGGAATTGAAACAAAAAAAGAGTCTTTCTTATGGCGTGATGAGGCACTCGTAGAATTAAACAAAGCTGTGCTTCATTCTTTTCAGTCTGCTAATGTCAGCATTGTTGATCATCATACGGCAGCAAAACAGTTTCAACAGTTTATAAAAGCAGAAGAGAAGCAAGGTCGAAAAACGACAGGAGATTGGACGTGGCTTATTCCACCTATGTCTCCTGCTCAAACGCGAATATTCCATCAAAGTTTTGAAAATGAGTGGCAATCGCCAAACTTCTACTATGAGAAAGCACCTTATGAAGTAGATTAA
- a CDS encoding gamma-glutamyltransferase family protein, giving the protein MNVRFDSQSYPYASTRNVVYGQNGMVATSQPLAAQAGRDILKKGGNAIDAAIATAACLTVVEPTSNGIGADAFALVWVKDTLYGLDASGPAPQKLSREAVAKAGYKDEMPTYGMIPVTVPGAPSAWAKLSERFGKLPFYDVLEPAIHYAENGYPISPTLAHFWKRGVASFKEKLSGPEFAHWFETFAPNGKAPEVGEIWRSKGHARTLRLIAETKAEAFYRGELADEIDAFFQKHNGFLRKSDLEVYQPEWVDPISVSYRGYDVWEIPPAGQGLVALEALNILKGFDFHVKESIDTFHKQIEALKLAFIDGQTYITDKTHMSVPVETLLSDKYAAERRSFISEEALTPQPGEPQKGGTVYLATADAEGNMVSFIQSNYMGFGSGIVVPNTGIGMQNRGNNFSLDPEHENSLEPGKRTYHTIIPGFLTKGKDAVGPFGVMGGFMQPQGHVQVIMNTIDFQLNPQATLDAPRWQWTGDKKVLVEPTFPNDIAQALARKGHHIQVALDSGSFGRGQIIWRNPKTGVLAGGTESRTDGHIAVW; this is encoded by the coding sequence ATGAACGTTCGTTTTGATTCACAATCTTATCCTTACGCTTCCACCCGTAATGTCGTCTATGGACAAAATGGTATGGTCGCCACCTCTCAACCATTAGCTGCACAGGCTGGAAGAGATATCCTTAAAAAAGGAGGTAATGCGATTGATGCAGCCATTGCTACAGCTGCTTGTTTAACCGTCGTAGAACCTACTTCTAACGGGATTGGCGCAGATGCCTTTGCTCTTGTTTGGGTAAAAGATACATTATACGGTCTCGATGCTAGCGGACCCGCACCACAGAAACTTTCAAGAGAAGCAGTTGCCAAAGCAGGCTACAAAGATGAAATGCCTACATATGGAATGATCCCTGTTACTGTTCCCGGTGCTCCAAGTGCATGGGCGAAGTTATCAGAACGTTTCGGGAAATTGCCGTTTTACGACGTTTTAGAACCCGCCATTCACTATGCTGAAAACGGCTACCCCATTTCCCCTACCTTAGCCCATTTTTGGAAACGAGGTGTCGCTTCCTTTAAAGAAAAATTAAGTGGACCTGAATTTGCACATTGGTTTGAGACATTTGCACCGAATGGGAAAGCGCCAGAAGTAGGTGAGATTTGGCGTTCTAAAGGACACGCACGTACGTTACGTTTAATTGCGGAAACAAAGGCTGAGGCTTTTTATAGAGGAGAATTAGCAGATGAAATTGATGCTTTTTTTCAAAAGCATAACGGTTTCTTACGCAAATCTGATCTAGAAGTATATCAACCGGAATGGGTAGACCCGATCTCTGTTTCTTATCGAGGATACGATGTATGGGAGATTCCTCCTGCTGGTCAAGGGCTTGTTGCCCTAGAAGCATTAAATATCCTTAAAGGTTTCGATTTTCATGTAAAAGAAAGCATTGACACGTTCCATAAACAAATTGAAGCATTAAAATTAGCCTTTATCGATGGACAAACGTATATCACCGACAAAACCCATATGAGTGTTCCTGTTGAAACACTTTTATCAGATAAGTATGCAGCGGAACGTCGTTCATTCATAAGCGAAGAAGCGTTAACGCCTCAACCAGGGGAACCACAAAAAGGTGGCACTGTCTATTTGGCAACAGCAGATGCTGAAGGAAATATGGTCTCTTTTATCCAATCCAATTATATGGGTTTTGGTTCTGGTATTGTTGTTCCCAATACAGGAATTGGTATGCAGAATCGAGGCAATAATTTTTCTTTAGATCCCGAACATGAAAATAGCCTGGAACCAGGGAAACGAACTTACCATACGATCATTCCTGGGTTCTTAACGAAAGGAAAAGATGCAGTTGGTCCTTTCGGTGTTATGGGTGGTTTTATGCAACCTCAAGGTCACGTTCAAGTGATTATGAATACAATTGACTTTCAATTAAATCCTCAAGCAACACTTGACGCTCCTCGTTGGCAATGGACAGGAGACAAAAAAGTCTTAGTGGAACCGACTTTTCCAAACGATATTGCTCAAGCCCTTGCACGTAAAGGCCATCACATTCAAGTCGCATTAGATAGTGGCAGCTTCGGTCGAGGTCAAATCATTTGGCGTAATCCAAAAACAGGTGTATTGGCAGGCGGAACCGAATCAAGAACAGATGGGCATATTGCTGTCTGGTAA
- a CDS encoding glutathione peroxidase, which yields MSVYDYTVKTSKGEDFSLSEYTGDVLLIVNTATKCGFASQFDGLEQLHQSFNEDGLRVLGFPSNQFMSQEPTSDDEMENVCKVNFGVTFPLFAKTNVKGKEANSLFKHLKSEKKGTIGEEIKWNFTKFLVNRKGEVVGRYAPQTKPKQIEEDIKKELEKQA from the coding sequence GTGTCCGTTTACGATTACACCGTTAAAACAAGCAAAGGTGAAGACTTTTCTTTATCAGAATACACGGGTGATGTGTTGCTAATTGTGAACACAGCTACTAAATGTGGCTTTGCATCTCAATTCGATGGGCTTGAACAATTGCATCAATCGTTTAATGAGGATGGCCTTAGAGTACTAGGGTTTCCAAGCAATCAATTTATGAGTCAAGAACCAACATCTGATGATGAGATGGAGAATGTTTGCAAGGTTAATTTTGGCGTGACTTTCCCTTTATTTGCAAAAACGAATGTAAAAGGCAAAGAGGCAAACTCGTTGTTTAAGCATTTAAAAAGTGAGAAAAAAGGCACGATAGGCGAAGAAATTAAATGGAATTTCACTAAATTTCTCGTCAATCGTAAAGGCGAAGTGGTCGGACGGTACGCACCACAAACAAAGCCTAAGCAAATTGAAGAAGATATAAAAAAAGAGTTGGAAAAACAGGCTTAG
- a CDS encoding oligosaccharide flippase family protein yields the protein MNTFFRGVLLLSAAAFIGECLEFVINVVLARELGDEAFGLYMAILPTMLFVVVLASIELPVSISKLVAEKEPKYHWGVLFNALKLALACALTVMLIAVLVLPHLSVLNNYHTGVKWMLIFLVPVITFSSVAKGYLIGAQQTSKIAIANLLKRAAQLIGLLIVFQLFSLSSDLAIFMALLALKLSELLVLFYLVIVFIRKIGQTKKAYPQKQVSQKEVQKKLLAVSVPTTGLRIFHSITFAVKPFLITKALSNAGMMESVAMIQYGKLAGIAFTIGFFPAFIAHALLVVLIPIVSDAYAKRKYDVLHYYLRLSMLMTMAYGLPVVLVFYFFAEPITTMFFGPSPAAGYLQVLIPYFLFHYCATPLQAYLIGIGLVKDAFLHSLYATTVSFCLMISLGSMPSLQMNGIILGMNMSAVLLTLLHYITICKKLKLNVLMRPGESWLFR from the coding sequence GTGAATACGTTTTTTCGAGGAGTCCTCCTGTTGAGCGCGGCGGCTTTTATTGGAGAGTGCTTGGAATTTGTTATTAACGTCGTGTTGGCAAGAGAGTTAGGCGATGAGGCATTTGGTTTATATATGGCGATTTTGCCAACGATGTTATTTGTTGTTGTCTTAGCGAGTATCGAGCTTCCTGTGTCCATATCAAAGCTTGTAGCAGAAAAAGAGCCGAAGTATCATTGGGGTGTTCTTTTTAATGCGTTAAAGCTTGCGCTTGCCTGTGCCTTAACGGTAATGCTCATTGCAGTCCTTGTTTTGCCTCATTTGAGTGTGCTTAATAATTATCATACAGGTGTTAAATGGATGCTCATTTTTCTCGTACCTGTTATTACGTTTTCTTCCGTTGCAAAAGGGTACTTAATAGGTGCCCAACAAACATCAAAAATTGCCATTGCGAATTTATTAAAACGAGCGGCACAGCTTATTGGGTTGTTAATTGTATTTCAATTGTTTTCTCTATCAAGTGATCTCGCAATTTTTATGGCGCTTCTCGCGCTTAAGCTCAGTGAATTGCTTGTTTTGTTTTATTTAGTTATTGTCTTTATTCGCAAGATTGGTCAGACAAAAAAAGCGTACCCACAAAAACAAGTAAGTCAAAAAGAAGTTCAGAAAAAACTACTAGCTGTTTCGGTGCCAACGACGGGGTTACGTATCTTTCATTCCATTACTTTTGCCGTAAAGCCCTTTCTAATAACAAAAGCACTGTCAAATGCCGGTATGATGGAGAGCGTTGCGATGATACAATACGGAAAGTTAGCTGGGATTGCCTTTACGATCGGATTTTTTCCTGCTTTTATCGCTCATGCGTTGTTAGTTGTTCTCATACCGATCGTTTCTGATGCTTATGCAAAGCGTAAGTATGATGTGCTCCATTATTACTTAAGGTTATCAATGCTAATGACAATGGCGTACGGTTTGCCAGTTGTGCTTGTGTTCTATTTCTTTGCTGAACCAATTACAACGATGTTTTTTGGTCCATCGCCAGCTGCTGGCTATTTACAAGTGCTGATTCCTTATTTTCTCTTTCACTATTGCGCCACACCTTTGCAAGCATATTTAATTGGGATTGGGTTAGTGAAAGATGCATTTTTGCATTCTCTTTATGCGACTACCGTTTCATTCTGTTTAATGATATCCCTTGGGTCGATGCCTAGCTTGCAAATGAATGGTATTATTTTAGGAATGAATATGAGTGCTGTTTTACTCACGTTGCTTCATTACATTACGATCTGTAAAAAGCTAAAACTAAATGTACTAATGAGACCAGGTGAGAGCTGGTTGTTTCGTTAA
- the treR gene encoding trehalose operon repressor has translation MKSKFQLIYQQLVKAMADGRYVPGDTLPSENELTETFGASRETIRKALKMLSEHGYIQKIQGKGSVVLDVARLDFPVSGVTSFQELNDKLGIEAQTDVISFAEDFADADMADKLETDEGSRVYKVARVRTIDGERIILDKDLFLADAVPHLTAEISKGSIYHYVEEELKLVISFAKKEIVVEQATAEDVVCLDVKTGSQIVVVRSHTYLEDATLFQFTESRHRPDRFRFVEFARRNKL, from the coding sequence GTGAAAAGTAAGTTTCAATTAATTTATCAACAACTAGTAAAAGCAATGGCGGATGGAAGATATGTGCCGGGAGATACACTGCCATCTGAAAACGAATTAACGGAAACGTTTGGTGCCTCAAGAGAAACCATTCGAAAAGCATTAAAGATGCTGTCTGAACATGGATATATCCAAAAAATACAAGGGAAAGGGTCAGTCGTGCTTGATGTTGCACGACTTGACTTTCCTGTATCTGGTGTCACTAGTTTTCAGGAGTTAAACGATAAGCTAGGCATAGAAGCGCAAACAGATGTGATTTCTTTTGCGGAAGACTTTGCGGATGCAGACATGGCGGACAAATTGGAAACGGATGAGGGCTCACGTGTATATAAAGTTGCTCGTGTTCGAACAATTGATGGTGAACGAATTATTTTAGACAAGGATCTTTTTCTAGCGGATGCTGTGCCTCACTTAACAGCTGAAATTAGTAAGGGCAGTATTTATCATTATGTAGAAGAAGAGTTAAAGCTTGTCATTAGCTTTGCCAAAAAAGAAATTGTTGTGGAACAAGCAACTGCCGAAGATGTTGTATGTTTAGATGTGAAAACAGGAAGTCAAATCGTTGTAGTACGAAGCCATACGTATCTTGAGGACGCAACGTTATTTCAATTTACAGAGTCTCGACATCGCCCCGACCGTTTTCGCTTTGTTGAGTTTGCAAGAAGAAATAAACTGTAA
- a CDS encoding glycoside hydrolase family 10 protein, with the protein MVLAFGNEIVHAESDSPKRELRAVWIASVNNIDWPTRKGAPAEVQKEEFIAQLEETTEMGMNAVVVQIKPTADSFYPSEYGPWSEYLTGVQGQDPGYDPLAFMVEEAHKRNLEFHAWINPYRITMNHTDLDRLATGHPARENPEWTVAYGNQLYFDPGIPAVQQFLVDGVNEIVTNYDVDAIHMDDYFYPYPIAGVPFPDNASFAEHGEGFTNRADWRRNNVNTLVSSIQQSIKVEKSHVKFGISPFGVWRNSNTDPTGSNTRAGVQNYDDLYADTRHWIQHGSIDYITPQIYWNIGFAAAAFDVLVDWWQDETTETNTHFYVGQAAYKIGVNSVPEWHDPNEYPRQIAYMRDRSGVHGSMHFSLKDLRANRLGSRDQLIQSEYAQPALIPVMPWLGGEAPPSPSAIETERISKGTVLKVFDNSDESTYFAVYRFDGTEVGSIEDAAALMTTVRKTGSETAFLDTTAEPHRTYTYVVTALDRLHHESVGKEQIVQ; encoded by the coding sequence CTGGTTCTTGCATTCGGAAATGAGATTGTTCACGCAGAAAGCGACAGTCCAAAACGAGAGTTACGTGCCGTATGGATTGCAAGTGTGAATAACATTGACTGGCCCACACGTAAAGGCGCTCCTGCAGAAGTACAAAAAGAAGAGTTTATTGCCCAACTAGAAGAAACCACTGAAATGGGGATGAATGCAGTTGTTGTTCAAATTAAACCAACCGCAGACAGCTTTTATCCTTCTGAATATGGTCCATGGTCCGAATACTTAACTGGGGTCCAAGGCCAAGACCCAGGCTATGATCCACTGGCTTTTATGGTGGAGGAAGCACACAAGCGGAATCTCGAATTTCACGCATGGATTAACCCGTACCGAATTACAATGAATCACACTGACCTCGATCGTTTAGCCACTGGACACCCGGCTCGGGAAAATCCAGAGTGGACTGTCGCTTATGGTAACCAATTATACTTTGACCCTGGCATTCCTGCTGTTCAACAGTTTCTAGTCGATGGTGTTAATGAAATTGTTACAAATTACGATGTGGATGCCATTCATATGGATGACTATTTTTATCCATATCCAATTGCAGGCGTTCCTTTTCCAGACAATGCATCCTTCGCTGAGCATGGTGAAGGTTTCACGAACAGAGCTGATTGGCGTCGTAATAACGTAAATACCCTTGTTTCTTCCATTCAACAATCAATCAAAGTAGAAAAAAGCCATGTGAAATTTGGCATTAGTCCATTTGGTGTTTGGCGAAACTCAAACACGGACCCTACAGGCTCCAACACCCGTGCTGGTGTTCAAAACTATGATGACCTTTACGCCGATACAAGACATTGGATTCAACATGGTTCCATTGACTACATTACGCCCCAAATTTATTGGAATATCGGATTTGCGGCAGCTGCTTTTGACGTACTAGTTGATTGGTGGCAAGACGAAACCACTGAAACAAACACTCACTTTTACGTCGGTCAAGCTGCTTACAAAATTGGCGTAAACAGTGTTCCAGAGTGGCATGATCCAAATGAGTACCCACGGCAGATCGCATATATGCGAGATCGAAGCGGTGTTCACGGAAGTATGCATTTTAGTTTGAAAGATCTACGTGCCAATCGTCTTGGCTCGAGGGATCAATTGATTCAAAGTGAGTATGCACAACCAGCTCTTATACCAGTAATGCCATGGCTCGGTGGAGAGGCGCCGCCTTCTCCATCCGCTATTGAAACAGAACGAATTAGTAAGGGTACCGTCTTAAAAGTGTTTGATAATAGCGATGAATCAACTTATTTTGCAGTCTATCGATTTGATGGAACTGAAGTTGGTTCGATTGAAGACGCAGCTGCTCTAATGACGACCGTCCGTAAAACGGGATCTGAAACTGCCTTTTTAGACACGACTGCAGAGCCTCATCGAACCTACACTTATGTTGTGACCGCTCTAGATCGATTACACCACGAAAGTGTCGGCAAAGAACAAATAGTTCAATAG
- the treC gene encoding alpha,alpha-phosphotrehalase, with the protein MEWWRKSTVYQIYPKSFNDTTGNGVGDLQGIIEKLDYLKKLGIDVIWLTPVYASPQNDNGYDISDYFAIHEEYGAMEDFDRLLAETHKRGMKLIMDLVVNHTSTEHAWFQNAKLSQDAKYRDFYIWKESSEGDVPTNWQSKFGGSAWEWNEATNDYYLHLFDVTQGDLNWENEELRKAVYDMMHFWFEKGIDGFRLDVVNLISKDQRFPNDDGSIAPGDGRKFYTDGPRVHEFLHEMNQQVLSKYDSMTVGEMSSTTIEDCIKYTNPERQELSMTFNFHHLKVDYPNGEKWTVADFDFTQLKEILSKWQVRMNEGGGWNALFWCNHDQPRVVSRYGDDGKYHEKSAKMLAATIHLMQGTPYVYQGEEFGMTNPGFDEIGQYRDVESLNIYDKLKSEGVSEDEIMAILKQKSRDNSRTPVQWNGSEQAGFTTGTPWIEVAKNYSTINAEIAVQDPESIFYFYQKLISLRKEYDIITTGDYTLLSPDDQNVFAYLRDNGKEQLLVVSNFYGKNTEFICPDSVVSLETTQLIGNYEQKRPLEKKISLAPYETVAFHLIK; encoded by the coding sequence ATGGAATGGTGGAGAAAAAGTACAGTTTATCAAATATATCCAAAGAGCTTTAATGATACAACTGGGAACGGCGTTGGTGATTTACAAGGCATTATTGAAAAGCTTGATTATTTAAAAAAGCTGGGGATAGATGTTATTTGGCTGACACCTGTTTATGCATCACCACAAAATGACAATGGATACGATATCTCCGATTACTTTGCAATTCATGAAGAGTATGGGGCGATGGAGGATTTTGATCGTTTGCTTGCGGAAACACATAAACGTGGTATGAAATTAATTATGGACTTAGTTGTAAACCATACATCAACAGAGCATGCTTGGTTCCAAAATGCAAAACTTAGTCAAGATGCAAAGTATCGCGATTTTTATATATGGAAAGAAAGCAGTGAAGGTGACGTGCCAACGAACTGGCAATCAAAGTTTGGCGGTTCTGCGTGGGAATGGAATGAGGCAACAAACGATTATTATTTGCATTTGTTTGATGTGACTCAAGGGGATTTAAACTGGGAAAATGAAGAGTTGCGCAAAGCCGTTTATGATATGATGCATTTTTGGTTTGAAAAAGGGATCGATGGCTTCCGATTAGACGTCGTGAATTTGATCTCTAAAGATCAACGTTTTCCAAATGACGATGGCAGCATAGCACCTGGAGATGGTAGGAAGTTTTATACAGATGGACCGAGAGTTCATGAATTCCTTCATGAAATGAATCAACAAGTTCTATCAAAATACGACAGTATGACGGTCGGTGAGATGTCTTCAACAACGATTGAGGATTGCATTAAATACACAAATCCAGAACGCCAAGAGTTGTCAATGACGTTTAATTTTCATCATTTAAAAGTCGATTACCCAAATGGAGAAAAATGGACGGTTGCTGATTTTGACTTTACTCAATTAAAAGAGATTTTATCTAAGTGGCAAGTGCGCATGAATGAAGGTGGAGGCTGGAATGCACTATTCTGGTGCAACCATGACCAACCACGAGTTGTAAGTAGATATGGTGATGACGGTAAGTACCACGAGAAATCAGCAAAGATGCTTGCTGCTACCATTCACCTGATGCAAGGTACTCCTTATGTATATCAAGGGGAAGAATTTGGGATGACAAATCCAGGCTTTGACGAAATCGGACAGTATCGTGATGTTGAATCATTAAACATTTACGATAAATTAAAAAGTGAAGGCGTGAGTGAAGATGAAATCATGGCGATCTTAAAACAAAAATCTCGTGACAATTCTCGTACTCCCGTGCAGTGGAATGGAAGTGAGCAAGCTGGTTTTACAACGGGAACTCCGTGGATAGAAGTAGCTAAAAACTATTCAACGATTAACGCAGAAATCGCTGTTCAGGACCCAGAATCTATTTTTTATTTCTATCAAAAATTGATTTCATTGCGTAAAGAGTACGATATCATTACAACGGGAGATTATACGCTTTTATCACCAGATGATCAAAACGTATTTGCTTATTTACGTGACAACGGGAAAGAACAATTGCTTGTGGTTTCGAATTTTTATGGAAAAAATACGGAATTCATTTGTCCTGATTCTGTGGTATCGTTAGAAACGACGCAGCTAATAGGGAACTATGAGCAAAAGCGACCACTTGAGAAAAAGATCTCGCTTGCGCCATATGAGACCGTAGCATTTCATTTAATAAAGTAG
- the treP gene encoding PTS system trehalose-specific EIIBC component, translating into MAVNYKKSAQQILEAIGGEENISSATHCVTRLRLVLHDEDQVDTKKLESLDLVKGTFSANGQFQIILGNGVVDKVYKEMMALTGREEQSKDDVKEEAAKKGNPLQRAIKVLADVFIPILPAIVTAGLLMGLNNVLTGADIFYNDASIIDVHPQWADFADIINVIASTAFTFLPALIGWSAVKRFGGSPLLGIVLGLILVNPALLSAWDYGNAREAGEIPVWNLFGLEIQQLGYQGQVLPVFVASIILAKIEVFLRKRIPDAFHLLTVAPIALLVTSFVTFIAVGPLTFAIGNGIADGFIWLFAAVPAIAGFLYGIIYGPLVITGMHHTFLAVDLQLTSGDTGGTFLWPILALSNIAQGSAAFAMYFILKNKNLKGLASTSGLSAWLGITEPALFGVNLRFRFPFFAAIISSGLAGMFISMQHVLAHTVGVGGVPGIFVIQPGSWGAFAIGMAIVIALPFLITLLYGKIRNPKSLSE; encoded by the coding sequence ATGGCGGTAAACTATAAAAAATCTGCTCAGCAGATTTTAGAAGCCATTGGCGGCGAAGAAAACATTTCGTCTGCTACTCATTGTGTAACACGTCTGCGATTGGTATTGCATGACGAAGATCAAGTTGATACAAAAAAATTGGAATCGCTTGATTTAGTAAAAGGAACCTTTTCAGCTAACGGTCAGTTCCAAATAATATTAGGAAATGGCGTTGTCGATAAAGTGTATAAAGAAATGATGGCCCTTACAGGTCGTGAAGAACAAAGCAAAGACGATGTAAAGGAAGAAGCAGCGAAAAAAGGAAACCCGTTGCAGCGGGCAATTAAAGTCCTCGCAGACGTCTTTATACCAATCTTGCCAGCAATTGTAACAGCTGGTTTGTTAATGGGTCTAAACAATGTTTTAACAGGAGCAGACATTTTTTATAATGATGCTTCAATAATTGACGTACATCCTCAATGGGCTGATTTTGCAGACATTATTAATGTGATTGCTAGTACCGCCTTTACTTTTCTCCCAGCCTTAATTGGTTGGTCGGCAGTGAAACGTTTTGGTGGTAGTCCACTACTCGGAATTGTCCTAGGATTGATTCTTGTTAATCCAGCACTACTAAGTGCATGGGATTATGGGAATGCGCGGGAAGCAGGAGAGATACCTGTATGGAATTTATTTGGATTAGAGATTCAACAATTAGGTTATCAAGGTCAAGTGTTGCCAGTTTTTGTTGCCTCCATTATATTAGCGAAAATTGAAGTTTTTTTGCGTAAGCGAATCCCAGATGCTTTCCACTTGCTTACTGTTGCGCCAATTGCATTGCTCGTAACAAGTTTTGTCACGTTTATCGCCGTCGGTCCGCTAACGTTTGCCATTGGTAACGGCATAGCAGACGGTTTTATCTGGTTGTTTGCTGCAGTGCCAGCAATTGCAGGTTTTTTATACGGCATTATTTATGGACCGCTTGTTATTACAGGCATGCACCATACGTTCTTAGCAGTTGACCTTCAATTAACAAGTGGGGATACTGGTGGAACGTTCTTATGGCCAATTCTCGCTTTATCAAATATTGCACAAGGTTCCGCTGCCTTTGCAATGTACTTTATCTTGAAAAATAAAAATCTAAAAGGGCTTGCAAGTACATCAGGACTTTCAGCTTGGTTAGGGATTACGGAACCTGCTCTGTTTGGAGTGAACTTACGTTTTCGTTTTCCATTCTTCGCAGCGATCATTAGTTCAGGCCTTGCAGGTATGTTTATATCCATGCAGCACGTTCTTGCCCATACAGTTGGGGTAGGTGGTGTTCCTGGGATCTTTGTTATCCAGCCTGGAAGTTGGGGCGCATTTGCTATCGGAATGGCAATCGTAATAGCTCTTCCATTCTTGATAACACTTCTGTATGGAAAGATTCGTAATCCTAAAAGTTTAAGTGAATAA